A window of Sphingobacterium sp. SRCM116780 contains these coding sequences:
- a CDS encoding RelA/SpoT family protein — protein MKDYVIDIEAENKEIRKRYRALLRACKPTMQRGDKQMIRKAFDLALESHKEMRRKSGEPYIFHPIAVAQIAAEEIGLGTTSIVCALLHDVVEDTNITLDEIEQMFGKKVRRIIDGLTKISGIFDPNSSMQAENFRKMLLTLADDVRVILIKLADRLHNMRTMEFMARDKQLKIASETSYLYAPLAHRLGLYAIKSELEDLSMKFTDPDTYKFIAKKLNEKKAEREKFIADFIDPVKEILKEQGISAQVFGRPKSIHSIWNKMRKKSIPFEEVYDLFAIRIIIDTVDEREKTECWKVYSIVTDLYRPNPDRLRDWVSSPKGNGYESLHTTVMGPRGQWVEVQIRTSRMNEIAEKGFAAHWKYKESNSDSGLDQWIKKIRDVLSNPEQNAMDFVDDFKMNLFSDEIFIFTPKGTLIQLPNDATALDFAFEIHSDIGATCIGAKVNHKLVPLSHVLQNGDQVEIITSSKQTPKEDWLNFVVTAKAKSKIRSSLKEERRRVAEDGKEILERKLKTLKITYNTENIHKIANYLKFPSSQDLFYNVAKGLVDIKHLREFVAHEKNNDATLSTHNHQFNSHIGGLVDKLNKKDQDTLLIGDDLQKIDYTLAPCCNPIPGDDVFGFLTVNDGMKIHRTSCPNASKLMANYGYRIMKAKWTSKNDLSFLTGLRIVGIDDVGLVNKITTVISQEFHVNIRSLSITSNEGIFEGNIMVFVNDTEQLESLMKNLKQIRGITSVTRYESEN, from the coding sequence ATGAAAGATTATGTGATTGATATAGAAGCAGAAAATAAAGAAATACGTAAAAGATACCGAGCATTACTACGCGCATGTAAACCAACGATGCAACGAGGTGACAAGCAAATGATCAGAAAAGCTTTTGATCTAGCTTTGGAGAGTCACAAAGAAATGCGTCGTAAATCTGGCGAACCCTATATTTTCCATCCCATTGCTGTAGCGCAGATTGCTGCAGAAGAAATAGGTTTAGGTACGACTTCAATTGTGTGTGCCTTACTACACGATGTTGTCGAAGATACCAACATAACACTTGATGAAATAGAGCAAATGTTTGGTAAAAAAGTTCGTCGTATTATTGATGGACTAACCAAAATTTCAGGAATATTTGATCCCAATAGTTCAATGCAAGCGGAGAATTTCCGCAAAATGTTATTGACACTGGCGGATGATGTACGTGTTATATTAATAAAACTAGCTGATCGTCTTCATAACATGCGGACGATGGAGTTCATGGCGCGGGATAAACAGTTAAAAATTGCATCTGAAACCAGCTATCTCTATGCCCCTTTAGCGCATCGATTAGGTTTGTATGCGATTAAGTCTGAGTTGGAAGATCTCTCCATGAAATTTACCGATCCGGATACTTATAAATTTATTGCGAAAAAACTCAATGAGAAAAAGGCGGAACGAGAAAAATTTATCGCTGATTTTATCGATCCTGTCAAAGAAATTCTGAAAGAGCAAGGCATATCTGCTCAGGTGTTTGGTAGACCAAAATCTATTCATTCGATCTGGAATAAAATGCGTAAAAAATCTATTCCCTTTGAGGAAGTATATGATTTATTTGCCATTAGAATTATAATCGATACCGTAGATGAAAGAGAAAAGACAGAATGTTGGAAAGTTTATTCCATTGTTACGGATCTTTATCGCCCTAACCCAGATCGTTTAAGAGACTGGGTATCATCTCCAAAAGGTAATGGTTATGAATCATTACACACCACAGTAATGGGACCTCGTGGACAATGGGTAGAAGTTCAGATCAGGACTAGTCGCATGAATGAAATTGCAGAGAAAGGTTTTGCTGCGCATTGGAAATATAAAGAATCAAATTCTGATAGTGGTCTAGATCAATGGATCAAAAAAATTAGGGATGTCTTAAGCAATCCAGAACAAAATGCGATGGATTTTGTTGATGACTTCAAAATGAATTTGTTCTCAGATGAAATCTTCATTTTTACGCCTAAAGGTACACTGATCCAATTACCTAATGATGCGACGGCGCTTGACTTTGCCTTCGAGATTCACTCCGATATTGGAGCTACTTGTATTGGAGCAAAAGTAAATCACAAACTAGTTCCGTTGAGTCATGTATTACAAAATGGTGATCAAGTAGAAATAATTACCTCAAGTAAACAAACGCCAAAAGAAGATTGGCTAAATTTTGTTGTTACTGCTAAAGCAAAATCCAAAATTCGTTCTTCTTTAAAAGAAGAAAGACGTCGGGTTGCTGAAGATGGTAAAGAGATCTTGGAACGTAAGTTGAAAACATTAAAGATCACTTATAACACAGAGAATATTCATAAAATCGCAAATTATCTGAAATTTCCGAGTTCACAGGATTTATTTTATAATGTGGCAAAAGGATTAGTTGATATTAAGCATTTACGTGAATTTGTAGCACATGAAAAGAATAACGATGCAACATTAAGTACGCATAATCATCAATTCAACTCACATATCGGTGGATTAGTGGATAAGTTGAATAAGAAAGATCAGGATACCTTATTAATTGGGGATGATCTACAAAAAATAGATTATACGCTTGCCCCTTGCTGCAATCCTATTCCCGGAGATGATGTTTTTGGCTTTTTGACTGTTAATGATGGGATGAAAATACATCGAACAAGTTGTCCAAATGCTTCCAAATTAATGGCTAATTATGGCTATCGGATCATGAAGGCTAAATGGACTTCTAAGAACGATTTATCATTCTTGACTGGACTTCGAATTGTTGGTATTGATGATGTTGGTTTGGTTAATAAAATCACTACCGTTATTTCTCAAGAATTTCATGTGAATATTCGTTCATTGAGCATTACGAGTAATGAGGGTATTTTCGAAGGAAATATTATGGTGTTTGTCAATGATACAGAACAACTGGAAAGTTTGATGAAAAATTTAAAGCAAATTAGAGGAATTACAAGTGTAACACGATATGAATCTGAAAATTAA
- a CDS encoding DUF4294 domain-containing protein, whose protein sequence is MIKINLHWILSVLFFIPFLGKAQALTVPLYGEGEQEVRQEFNMTTLETGERLPWFLIPEVKISKPRIWTSEDAKKEYLRLRRNVLKVLPYAIFAQKRYDQLDRELALVTDKKEQKRLIESCEAEVKNMFNKEIKNMSISQGQILIKLIDRQTGHSSYEMVKEMKGGLTAFLYQGVAKIFGHNLKTTYNPQEDFEIENIIRELQKTRQDPRYF, encoded by the coding sequence ATGATCAAAATTAACTTGCATTGGATACTATCTGTGCTCTTTTTTATTCCCTTTTTAGGAAAAGCTCAAGCATTGACAGTTCCTCTTTATGGAGAGGGGGAGCAAGAGGTACGCCAAGAATTTAATATGACAACTCTGGAAACAGGGGAAAGACTTCCTTGGTTTTTAATCCCTGAAGTGAAAATATCAAAACCTAGAATATGGACTTCAGAAGACGCCAAAAAGGAATATTTAAGGTTAAGACGTAATGTATTAAAGGTTTTACCCTATGCTATTTTCGCTCAAAAAAGATACGATCAATTAGATCGAGAATTAGCGTTGGTAACGGATAAAAAAGAACAGAAAAGATTAATAGAAAGTTGCGAAGCTGAAGTTAAAAACATGTTTAATAAGGAAATTAAAAACATGAGCATATCGCAAGGTCAAATTTTAATCAAGTTAATTGATCGACAAACAGGACACTCCAGTTATGAAATGGTGAAGGAGATGAAGGGAGGATTAACGGCTTTTCTATATCAAGGTGTGGCTAAAATATTTGGACACAACTTAAAAACCACGTATAACCCTCAAGAAGATTTTGAAATAGAAAATATTATCAGAGAACTTCAAAAAACGAGACAAGACCCAAGGTATTTCTAA
- a CDS encoding glutathione peroxidase, which translates to MKTVYDFEALQFNGKEKSLADYKGKVLLIVNTASQCVFTRQFKSLEKLYQTYKNQGFEILAFPSNNFGKQEPLTGYTLETFCRINQQVNFQIFKRSHVIGEYTSPLYKYLSNKEENGFIESKPMWNFHKYLINKKGEVVDYFYSMTSPTASKVKKRVEQLLSEE; encoded by the coding sequence ATGAAAACAGTTTATGATTTTGAAGCCTTACAGTTTAATGGTAAAGAAAAATCATTGGCTGATTATAAAGGAAAAGTATTATTGATTGTCAACACAGCTAGTCAATGCGTTTTTACAAGACAATTTAAATCTTTAGAAAAACTTTATCAAACATATAAGAATCAAGGATTTGAAATTCTTGCTTTTCCTTCCAACAATTTTGGAAAACAAGAACCCCTAACGGGTTATACCTTAGAAACATTCTGTCGAATCAATCAACAAGTTAATTTCCAAATATTCAAACGCTCACATGTGATTGGAGAATATACATCACCTCTGTATAAGTATCTATCCAATAAGGAAGAAAATGGTTTTATCGAAAGTAAACCCATGTGGAATTTCCATAAATATCTCATCAATAAAAAAGGCGAGGTGGTAGATTATTTTTATTCTATGACTTCCCCAACAGCAAGTAAGGTTAAAAAACGCGTCGAACAGTTATTATCTGAAGAGTAG
- the bshB1 gene encoding bacillithiol biosynthesis deacetylase BshB1 gives MLKLDLLIIAVHPDDAELGAGGTMAKYVAEGKKVGIVDLTRGELGTRGTPETRDSEAKAAAAILGLAVRENLELRDGFFENAEKEKMAIIQSIRKYKPEIIITNAITDRHPDHGRAAQMVSEACFLAGLRKIETSVDGVNQEVHRPRLVLQVVQDYYIKPDIVLDITDYYTIKEQSILAYKTQFYTGEVVNPDEPQTYISNPDFMESTAARAREFGRSIQVKYAEGFTSKKILGVDDIFHLI, from the coding sequence ATGTTAAAACTTGATTTATTAATAATTGCTGTTCATCCAGATGATGCAGAACTGGGAGCTGGGGGTACAATGGCAAAATACGTTGCTGAAGGCAAAAAAGTAGGTATAGTAGATTTAACCAGAGGTGAACTGGGTACACGTGGTACTCCCGAAACTAGAGATAGTGAAGCGAAGGCTGCAGCTGCTATTTTAGGTTTGGCTGTAAGAGAAAATTTAGAATTGAGAGATGGTTTCTTTGAAAATGCTGAAAAGGAAAAAATGGCTATCATTCAATCTATTCGCAAATATAAACCAGAAATAATTATTACAAATGCCATTACAGATCGTCATCCTGATCATGGAAGAGCTGCTCAAATGGTTTCAGAAGCTTGCTTTTTAGCGGGTTTAAGGAAGATAGAAACGTCAGTAGATGGTGTTAATCAGGAAGTACATCGTCCTAGATTAGTGTTACAGGTTGTTCAGGATTATTATATTAAACCAGATATCGTTTTAGATATTACTGATTATTATACCATCAAAGAGCAATCTATTTTAGCTTATAAAACACAATTCTATACAGGAGAGGTAGTCAATCCTGATGAACCTCAAACCTATATATCAAATCCTGATTTTATGGAATCTACTGCTGCCAGAGCTCGGGAGTTTGGTCGATCTATACAGGTTAAATATGCTGAAGGATTTACGTCTAAGAAAATATTAGGTGTTGATGATATATTTCATTTGATTTAA
- a CDS encoding diacylglycerol kinase family protein produces the protein MKNQKFSIQDRIKSFTYALNGFKILFKEEHNARIHFIATIIVIIAGFFFHISTTEWLIVILCIGAVFSLEIINSAIENLADLVCQTPNEFIKKAKDLAAAAVLIAAIVSIIIAMLIFIPKIWTLWF, from the coding sequence ATGAAAAACCAAAAATTTTCAATTCAAGATCGAATAAAAAGTTTTACCTACGCACTGAATGGTTTTAAGATTCTCTTTAAAGAAGAACATAATGCTAGAATTCATTTTATAGCAACAATTATTGTTATCATAGCGGGTTTCTTTTTTCACATCTCCACAACAGAATGGTTGATTGTTATACTCTGTATTGGTGCTGTTTTTTCATTGGAAATTATTAATTCAGCTATTGAAAACTTAGCAGATTTGGTTTGTCAAACACCAAATGAATTTATAAAAAAAGCAAAGGATTTGGCCGCTGCTGCAGTATTGATAGCAGCTATTGTTTCCATCATAATTGCTATGTTAATTTTTATTCCTAAAATATGGACATTATGGTTTTAA
- a CDS encoding GNAT family N-acetyltransferase, whose translation MDIMVLIRAYDPKDRDAVLHIMQQNVPAYFAEAEIEDLKYYLDFEIEQYFVLEVDENIVACGGINVELEEKRAVISWDMVLPAEQGKGYGRKLLEHRISILKNMESIDKITVRTSQLTYLFYQKNGFILHQIVKDYWAKDFDLYSLELRH comes from the coding sequence ATGGACATTATGGTTTTAATTAGAGCATATGACCCAAAAGATAGAGACGCTGTTTTACATATTATGCAACAGAACGTTCCAGCTTATTTTGCAGAAGCTGAAATAGAGGATCTAAAATATTATCTTGATTTCGAAATAGAACAATATTTTGTTCTTGAAGTTGATGAAAATATTGTGGCCTGCGGAGGTATAAACGTCGAGCTGGAAGAGAAACGTGCAGTGATTAGTTGGGATATGGTACTTCCTGCTGAACAGGGGAAAGGCTATGGAAGGAAGTTGTTAGAACATCGAATTTCTATTTTGAAAAATATGGAATCTATAGATAAGATAACTGTTCGAACTTCTCAATTAACCTATCTGTTTTATCAAAAAAACGGATTTATTCTCCATCAAATCGTGAAAGATTATTGGGCTAAAGATTTTGATTTATATAGCTTGGAACTGAGGCATTAA
- a CDS encoding PQQ-dependent sugar dehydrogenase, with product MKQLNLSIKSKLATILVSSLALYSCSNGTSNAEINTADSLYPPVETNAANTKYKPAFEGQTRINGVKTKTAFEGVVLNATLKSPWDITTLPDGRLLISEKEGTLRIATTDGKVSEQITGLPKVDTDGQGGLLGLTIDPNFESNRMIYWVFSEPSADGNLTAVAKGKLAADEKTVENASVIYRATPRYKGKLHYGGRILFDKEGNLIVSTGERSDLETRPQAQDLKSGLGKIVRITTDGAAAAGNPFLGKADVRPEIYSYGHRNVQGLAIHPETGDLWETEFGPRGGDELNRIESGKNYGWPTITYGLEYSGEKVGGAIQQKEGLEQPVYYWDPVVSPSGITFYTGDHIPEWKNNLFISGLSSTHIARLVIKDNKVVGEERLLAKEGQRFRDITQGKDGALYAITDLGRLYKIDKKK from the coding sequence ATGAAACAGCTCAATTTGTCTATAAAAAGTAAATTAGCCACGATCTTGGTTAGTTCTTTAGCTTTATATTCTTGTTCAAATGGCACTAGCAATGCGGAAATAAATACAGCAGATAGCTTATATCCTCCTGTAGAAACCAATGCTGCGAATACAAAATATAAACCAGCTTTTGAAGGCCAAACGCGTATCAATGGTGTGAAAACAAAAACAGCTTTCGAAGGAGTTGTCTTAAATGCGACCTTAAAATCCCCTTGGGATATAACGACGTTACCTGATGGTCGATTATTGATTTCAGAAAAAGAAGGTACTTTACGAATAGCAACTACGGATGGAAAGGTCTCTGAACAAATTACTGGACTTCCAAAAGTAGATACGGATGGTCAAGGTGGTTTATTAGGTTTGACGATAGATCCTAATTTCGAATCCAATCGAATGATTTACTGGGTTTTTTCAGAACCTTCTGCAGATGGAAACTTGACTGCTGTAGCAAAAGGAAAATTAGCGGCAGATGAGAAAACCGTAGAAAATGCTTCTGTTATTTATCGTGCTACTCCTAGATATAAGGGTAAATTACATTATGGTGGCCGTATTTTATTTGATAAAGAGGGTAATTTGATTGTAAGTACAGGTGAACGTTCAGATTTGGAAACTAGACCTCAAGCTCAAGATTTAAAATCTGGATTAGGTAAAATTGTTAGAATCACTACTGATGGAGCTGCTGCAGCAGGTAATCCATTTTTAGGGAAAGCTGATGTGAGACCTGAGATTTATAGTTATGGGCATCGAAATGTTCAAGGTTTGGCGATCCATCCAGAAACGGGTGACCTTTGGGAAACCGAATTCGGTCCTCGTGGTGGAGATGAGTTGAATCGTATTGAATCGGGTAAAAATTACGGTTGGCCAACCATTACCTATGGATTGGAATATAGTGGAGAAAAAGTTGGAGGTGCTATACAACAAAAAGAAGGATTGGAACAACCTGTTTATTATTGGGATCCTGTGGTGTCACCTAGTGGAATTACATTTTATACCGGAGATCATATTCCAGAATGGAAAAACAATCTATTTATCAGTGGTCTCAGCAGCACACATATTGCTCGTTTGGTCATCAAAGATAATAAAGTAGTGGGTGAAGAAAGATTATTGGCAAAAGAAGGACAACGTTTTAGAGATATTACACAAGGTAAAGATGGTGCGTTGTATGCGATCACGGATTTAGGTCGTCTATATAAAATTGACAAAAAGAAATAA
- a CDS encoding phosphate ABC transporter ATP-binding protein: MYPHSIIETEQTQNIVVPIQPHIQIKDLNVYIDGHHILKNINLSLPNNSVTSIIGPSGCGKTTLLKTLNRLIDDTIGVQVSGSVFVNGEDIYAPKAEVTHIRKKMGLLSQKPFPLPMSIYDNIAYGPRIHGTRNKKVLNEIVERQLKNVGLWEEVKDRLDQSATRLSIGQQQRLCLARGLAVEPEIILGDESTSALDPISTQTIENLLIELKKDYTIVLVTHILRQARRVSDYVIFVYGGEILEFGPTEEILLNPKHEITRQYVKGFIS; the protein is encoded by the coding sequence ATGTACCCACATTCTATCATCGAAACAGAACAAACACAAAATATAGTGGTTCCTATTCAACCGCATATTCAGATCAAGGATTTGAATGTCTATATTGATGGTCATCATATCTTGAAAAATATCAATTTATCACTACCAAACAACAGTGTAACATCGATTATAGGACCATCTGGTTGTGGGAAAACAACTTTACTTAAAACATTGAATCGTTTGATTGATGATACGATAGGTGTTCAGGTATCAGGATCCGTTTTTGTTAATGGTGAAGATATTTATGCTCCGAAAGCAGAAGTGACACATATACGAAAGAAAATGGGGTTACTATCTCAAAAACCTTTTCCACTACCGATGTCTATTTATGATAATATCGCATATGGACCACGCATACATGGAACTAGAAATAAGAAAGTACTGAATGAGATTGTGGAAAGACAATTGAAGAATGTCGGCCTTTGGGAAGAAGTCAAAGATCGATTGGATCAATCGGCTACCAGACTTTCTATTGGTCAGCAACAAAGACTCTGTCTTGCTCGTGGGCTTGCCGTAGAGCCGGAGATTATCTTGGGAGATGAATCAACTTCAGCTTTAGATCCAATTTCTACACAGACGATTGAAAATTTACTTATTGAACTCAAAAAGGATTATACCATTGTGTTAGTTACGCATATTTTAAGGCAAGCTCGACGTGTTTCTGACTACGTTATTTTTGTTTATGGAGGTGAAATTCTCGAATTTGGACCTACTGAGGAAATATTACTAAATCCTAAACATGAAATCACTCGACAGTATGTAAAAGGTTTTATTTCATAG